A single window of Vicingaceae bacterium DNA harbors:
- a CDS encoding hypothetical protein (possible pseudo, frameshifted), which produces MGPKIRYLGPEVPKEDLIWQDPIPPVDYKLVDKKDIDILKKKILNGPFTISQLVRTAWASASTYRHSDKRGGANGARIRLKPMIDWEVNNPSELKQILAFYESLKKEFDHSNNEGKKISIADLIVLGGCVAVEQAALNAGIDVEVPFYPGRNDTTQELTDIESFSYLEPYADGFRNYLKSPCEVPSEHLLIDKANLLNLSVPEMTVLIGGMRVLGANYDGSNKGVFTDHIGVLSQDFFINLLDMKYEWVPIDDHKENFEIRDRITGRPKWTATRVDLIFGSNAELRAVAEVYAETGNHEKFVKDFVNAWVKVMNADRFDLL; this is translated from the coding sequence ATGGGACCAAAAATTCGTTATTTAGGTCCTGAAGTTCCAAAAGAAGATTTGATCTGGCAAGATCCAATACCACCGGTTGATTACAAATTAGTTGATAAAAAGGACATTGATATTCTGAAGAAAAAGATTTTAAATGGTCCATTTACAATAAGCCAACTGGTAAGAACAGCCTGGGCTTCGGCTTCTACTTATCGTCATTCCGATAAAAGAGGTGGAGCGAATGGGGCAAGAATCCGGTTAAAACCAATGATTGACTGGGAGGTGAATAATCCTTCGGAACTTAAACAAATATTGGCATTCTATGAAAGTTTAAAAAAAGAATTTGACCACTCTAATAATGAAGGGAAAAAGATTTCGATCGCCGATTTAATTGTTTTGGGTGGTTGTGTGGCTGTTGAGCAAGCAGCTTTAAATGCAGGAATAGATGTTGAGGTGCCTTTTTATCCCGGCAGAAATGACACTACGCAAGAACTTACCGATATTGAATCGTTTTCTTATCTCGAACCCTATGCCGATGGCTTCAGAAATTACCTTAAATCTCCGTGTGAAGTTCCTTCTGAGCACTTACTCATCGATAAAGCAAATTTGCTAAACCTGTCCGTTCCGGAGATGACGGTTTTGATAGGAGGCATGAGGGTATTGGGAGCAAATTACGATGGTTCCAATAAAGGAGTATTCACAGACCATATCGGAGTTTTATCGCAGGATTTCTTTATCAATCTATTGGATATGAAGTATGAATGGGTGCCGATAGATGATCATAAGGAGAATTTCGAAATCAGAGACAGAATAACCGGAAGACCCAAATGGACAGCCACAAGAGTGGATTTGATATTTGGATCAAATGCTGAATTACGTGCGGTGGCAGAGGTGTATGCAGAAACAGGCAATCATGAAAAATTTGTCAAAGATTTTGTCAATGCATGGGTAAAAGTAATGAATGCCGACAGATTTGATCTTTTGTAA
- a CDS encoding hypothetical protein (possible pseudo, frameshifted), whose protein sequence is MNNKESKCPFHGTGKINRAVTNEDFWPNRLRLNILRQHCEKSNPLGRNFDYRKAFKELDYYALKKDLADLMNQSQEWWPADFGHYGPFFIRMAWHSAGTYRIADGRGGSDGGYQRFAPLNSWPDNANLDKARRLLWPVKQKYGDKISWADLLILAGNVALETMGVKTYGFGGGRVDAWEPDQSVYWGAEKEWLSDKERYIDWKQRKFENPLAAVQMGLIYVNPEGPGGNPDPKLAAIDIRETFTRMGMNDEETVALIAGGHTFGKTHGAGDPALVGPEPEAAPIEQQGLGWKSNFKSGKGPDTITGGPELIWTSKPTKWNNDFFKFLFEYEWELTKSPAGAYQWVAKDAPEIIPDPYDPTKKHKPTMLTTDLVFEI, encoded by the coding sequence ATGAATAACAAAGAAAGTAAATGTCCGTTCCATGGAACGGGTAAAATTAACAGGGCTGTAACCAATGAGGATTTTTGGCCCAATAGATTAAGATTAAACATACTCCGGCAACATTGTGAAAAATCCAACCCATTGGGCAGGAATTTTGATTATAGAAAGGCCTTTAAGGAGTTGGATTATTATGCACTCAAAAAAGATTTGGCCGATCTTATGAATCAATCGCAAGAGTGGTGGCCGGCAGATTTTGGGCATTACGGTCCATTTTTTATTCGAATGGCTTGGCATAGTGCAGGAACATACCGGATTGCCGATGGTAGAGGCGGATCAGATGGTGGATATCAAAGATTTGCTCCGTTGAACAGCTGGCCTGATAATGCCAATCTGGACAAAGCAAGAAGATTGTTATGGCCTGTCAAGCAAAAATATGGAGACAAAATCTCTTGGGCGGATTTGTTAATACTGGCCGGTAATGTTGCTCTTGAAACGATGGGAGTTAAAACGTATGGTTTTGGAGGTGGTCGAGTAGATGCCTGGGAACCTGATCAAAGCGTCTATTGGGGGGCAGAGAAAGAATGGTTGTCAGACAAAGAACGTTACATTGATTGGAAACAAAGAAAATTTGAAAATCCCTTGGCGGCTGTACAGATGGGATTGATTTATGTGAATCCGGAAGGTCCCGGAGGAAATCCCGATCCAAAACTAGCGGCTATCGATATTCGTGAGACATTTACCCGTATGGGAATGAATGATGAAGAAACAGTAGCATTGATTGCAGGCGGACATACCTTTGGTAAAACACATGGCGCAGGAGATCCTGCTTTGGTTGGCCCGGAACCTGAAGCTGCTCCAATTGAACAACAGGGCTTGGGTTGGAAAAGTAATTTTAAATCGGGAAAAGGTCCGGATACCATTACCGGTGGCCCCGAATTAATTTGGACAAGTAAACCCACAAAATGGAACAACGATTTCTTTAAGTTTTTATTTGAGTATGAATGGGAATTGACTAAAAGTCCGGCAGGAGCATATCAATGGGTAGCAAAAGATGCTCCTGAAATAATTCCGGATCCCTATGATCCTACTAAAAAGCATAAACCAACAATGCTTACCACCGATTTAGTCTTTGAGATTTGA
- the oxyR gene encoding transcriptional regulator: protein MNIQQIKYIMAAVRQPNFEKAAEKCHVTQATLSAMIAKFEDEIEIKLFDRRKRPLQLTKEGQMLLPYFERILTDLEQMQVIIDEIKGIGSGTVKIGIIPTLAPYLMPHFIIDLSLTFPEVQFEIEEITTQALIEKIKSREIDMGIAAIPLQDENLIEIPLFQEPFYLYDSSGNIHKEFVSTADINTEILWLLDEGHCLRTQIESLCRLSQNSHLKLTNLRFKTGSIESLIKFVNLNRGQTLIPFLAKDFLDEKDKKNIKQFVEPVPGRSIGLLHHPVFPKHKIAKKLADIIKKKMAKLKTPGNIKILDPIAR from the coding sequence ATGAATATACAACAAATCAAATACATCATGGCTGCGGTTAGACAGCCGAACTTTGAAAAAGCTGCCGAAAAATGTCATGTAACTCAAGCTACCTTGAGTGCCATGATTGCAAAATTTGAAGATGAAATTGAAATAAAACTATTTGATAGAAGAAAAAGACCGTTGCAACTTACAAAAGAAGGTCAAATGCTACTTCCATATTTTGAAAGAATCCTGACAGACCTTGAACAAATGCAAGTCATTATTGACGAAATAAAAGGCATTGGTTCGGGCACAGTGAAAATCGGTATAATACCAACGCTTGCGCCCTATTTGATGCCTCACTTCATCATCGATCTTTCACTTACTTTCCCTGAAGTGCAATTTGAAATTGAAGAAATCACCACCCAGGCATTGATTGAAAAAATTAAATCTCGTGAAATTGATATGGGCATTGCGGCAATTCCATTACAAGACGAAAATTTAATTGAGATCCCGTTATTTCAAGAGCCCTTTTATCTCTACGACTCTTCGGGCAACATTCATAAAGAATTTGTATCAACCGCCGACATTAACACAGAAATTTTATGGTTGTTGGACGAGGGCCATTGTTTAAGAACCCAAATTGAATCTTTGTGTCGTTTGTCTCAAAATAGCCATCTTAAACTTACAAACTTGAGATTTAAAACCGGATCGATAGAATCTCTTATTAAGTTTGTCAACCTTAACAGGGGACAAACACTCATTCCTTTTTTAGCAAAAGATTTTCTTGATGAAAAAGACAAAAAAAACATAAAACAATTTGTGGAACCTGTCCCCGGCCGCTCCATCGGATTATTGCATCACCCGGTTTTCCCTAAGCATAAAATAGCAAAAAAATTAGCAGATATCATCAAAAAGAAGATGGCAAAATTAAAAACACCCGGTAACATTAAGATTCTTGATCCAATCGCCCGTTAA
- a CDS encoding glycosyl hydrolase, with product MSNKKFLLLRFSSIGDILLTTPIVRCLKNAYPESEIIYLTKKNYLLLLEGNPYIDRLIGIQNNVFEIKKLLKQQKPDEIIDLHKNLRTWQVRLMNFDSKYSTFNKINLKKWLAVRFKKLSILPDMHVVDRYFEAVRHLNVVYDGQGLDYFFKDKNVNVSGLPQKYVVWVVGAKFATKAVPVEKSAEIIAALSFPVVLIGGKEDIPKSQLIMNKLKNYEVYDFCGKTDFDESAYIIERSIGVITPDTGMMHMAAALKKKIVVIWGNTVPQFGMYPLLPNDLKHYYLPFEVNHLSCRPCSKLGFEKCPKSHFKCMNDHDARMIAKKAKSQFGLMN from the coding sequence ATGAGTAATAAGAAGTTTTTGTTGTTGAGATTTTCTTCCATTGGCGATATTTTATTGACCACTCCCATAGTGAGGTGTTTAAAAAATGCTTATCCTGAAAGTGAAATCATTTATTTGACCAAAAAAAATTATTTGCTCTTATTGGAAGGCAATCCTTATATTGATCGATTGATAGGGATTCAAAATAATGTTTTTGAAATCAAAAAATTATTGAAACAACAAAAGCCCGATGAAATTATCGATTTACATAAAAACCTTCGCACATGGCAGGTGAGATTAATGAACTTTGATTCGAAGTATAGTACTTTCAATAAAATTAATCTCAAAAAATGGTTGGCTGTAAGGTTTAAAAAACTTTCCATTTTGCCTGATATGCACGTAGTTGATCGATATTTTGAAGCGGTCAGGCATTTAAATGTAGTGTACGATGGACAAGGATTGGATTATTTCTTCAAAGATAAAAATGTAAATGTGTCCGGATTGCCTCAAAAATATGTGGTTTGGGTGGTGGGTGCAAAGTTTGCCACTAAAGCGGTGCCGGTTGAAAAAAGTGCTGAAATAATCGCTGCTTTGAGTTTTCCGGTGGTGCTGATTGGAGGTAAAGAAGACATTCCTAAAAGTCAATTGATCATGAACAAGTTGAAAAATTATGAGGTGTATGATTTTTGTGGAAAAACAGATTTTGACGAATCTGCTTATATTATCGAACGTTCAATTGGGGTGATAACACCGGATACTGGTATGATGCACATGGCTGCTGCTTTGAAGAAAAAAATCGTTGTCATTTGGGGAAATACTGTGCCACAATTTGGCATGTATCCATTGTTGCCCAATGATCTAAAACACTATTATTTGCCCTTCGAAGTCAACCACTTATCTTGCCGACCATGCAGTAAATTGGGATTTGAGAAATGCCCCAAATCACATTTTAAATGTATGAATGATCATGATGCCCGGATGATTGCAAAAAAAGCAAAATCACAATTTGGGTTGATGAATTGA
- a CDS encoding TatD family hydrolase has protein sequence MISQIIIEIKFSQKYSFLCSMKWIDTHAHLYLPEFEADIDQVIERSKSNHISGIILPNIDAESIPAMLGLVDKAPEIFCPALGLHPCSVKSGENLVEWEEHWNLLSTGKFCAIGETGIDLYWDKTTLHLQEKNFARHIKKALEYDLPLIIHVRNSFQEVFRVLDEHYDPKLKGVFHCFTGDRQEIEKVNSYKNFYFGIGGVITFKNSNLKHIIKQIPTEKILLETDAPYLTPTPYRGKRNESGYIPIIAESLSKYLEVSIEELSEITTGNAVRLFNLTVN, from the coding sequence ATGATTTCTCAAATCATCATAGAGATAAAATTTTCGCAAAAATATTCTTTTCTTTGCTCCATGAAATGGATCGATACACATGCCCATCTTTACCTGCCGGAATTCGAAGCCGACATCGACCAAGTCATAGAAAGATCCAAAAGTAATCATATTTCCGGGATAATTTTACCCAATATTGATGCAGAATCAATACCAGCAATGTTGGGGTTAGTTGATAAAGCCCCGGAAATTTTTTGTCCTGCACTCGGCTTGCACCCTTGCTCTGTCAAAAGCGGAGAAAATCTTGTTGAATGGGAAGAACATTGGAATTTATTATCAACCGGGAAATTTTGTGCCATAGGCGAAACGGGTATTGACTTATATTGGGATAAAACAACTTTACACCTTCAAGAAAAAAATTTTGCAAGGCATATAAAAAAAGCGCTTGAATATGACCTTCCTTTGATAATTCATGTTAGAAATTCATTTCAGGAAGTTTTCCGTGTACTTGACGAACACTATGACCCCAAATTGAAAGGTGTTTTTCATTGCTTTACCGGCGACCGGCAGGAAATAGAAAAAGTAAATTCATATAAAAATTTTTACTTTGGAATAGGGGGCGTCATTACTTTTAAAAATTCTAATTTGAAGCATATAATAAAACAAATACCGACAGAGAAAATTCTGCTGGAAACCGATGCACCGTATCTGACCCCCACACCTTACAGAGGAAAAAGAAATGAGAGTGGTTACATTCCTATTATTGCCGAAAGCCTTTCGAAATATTTGGAGGTATCCATCGAAGAATTATCTGAAATTACTACCGGTAATGCTGTGCGATTGTTTAATCTGACAGTGAATTAA
- a CDS encoding L-asparaginase 1, producing MKKPTITIIYTGGTIGMAKNPETRALQPLDFNRLLEIVPELKKINCTIKTITTSQPKDSSDIHPDDWLELIRIIKNEYDHCDGFVVLHGTDTLAFTASMISFLIENNQKPIIFTGSQLPVGVLRTDAKENLITSIEIAATQIDGRPVVPEVAVYFEYKLYRGNRVKKISAEHFNAFHSPNYPVLAEAGVHLKINHPFILEPDREKPVKFYEKIHTGIATIKFFPGINEDVFEYFANKTIYEALVMETYGSGNAPFNPKIDQSIKKINETGRIVLNITQCLTGYVDQNMYATGLHLKSSGAIGGHDMTFEAAVCKLMFLLANFDKATAKKLVSQNLRGEISRPFIQ from the coding sequence ATGAAAAAACCAACCATAACAATCATTTATACAGGTGGTACCATCGGCATGGCCAAGAATCCGGAAACCCGGGCACTACAACCACTTGACTTCAACAGATTGTTGGAAATCGTTCCCGAATTAAAAAAAATCAATTGTACAATTAAAACCATCACCACAAGCCAACCAAAGGACTCCTCGGATATACATCCTGATGACTGGTTGGAGCTGATCAGAATCATTAAAAATGAATACGACCATTGCGACGGTTTTGTCGTTTTGCATGGTACAGACACCCTGGCATTCACGGCATCGATGATCAGTTTTTTGATTGAAAACAATCAAAAACCCATCATTTTCACCGGATCCCAATTGCCTGTTGGAGTATTACGAACAGATGCAAAAGAAAATCTTATTACATCTATAGAGATAGCTGCAACACAAATTGATGGACGACCTGTCGTACCTGAAGTTGCCGTATATTTCGAATATAAACTATACAGAGGCAACCGGGTGAAAAAAATCAGTGCCGAACATTTTAATGCCTTTCATTCACCCAATTATCCTGTCTTAGCCGAAGCGGGTGTTCACCTGAAAATCAATCACCCATTCATACTTGAACCTGATAGGGAGAAACCTGTCAAGTTTTATGAAAAAATACATACCGGTATTGCTACCATAAAATTTTTTCCCGGAATAAACGAAGATGTTTTTGAATATTTTGCCAATAAAACGATATATGAAGCACTCGTCATGGAAACATATGGAAGCGGCAACGCACCGTTTAATCCAAAAATTGACCAATCAATAAAAAAAATCAACGAAACAGGAAGGATCGTATTAAACATAACACAATGTTTAACCGGGTATGTCGACCAAAACATGTATGCCACAGGTTTGCATTTGAAATCCTCCGGAGCGATAGGAGGACATGATATGACTTTTGAAGCAGCCGTATGCAAATTGATGTTTTTATTAGCCAACTTCGATAAAGCCACCGCTAAAAAATTGGTATCTCAAAACCTAAGAGGGGAAATATCCCGTCCATTCATACAATAA
- a CDS encoding flagellar motor protein MotA produces the protein MKKLFSILAVSAMLVFTAVQPVMAQNDATQTEQVANEGQTSGTNQTFHQILKQKFIEGDPLWMGIVLITLILGLAISIERIIYLNLATTNTDRLLMKIEEALKSGGIQAAKEVCRNTRGPVASIFYQGLDRSHEGIDVVEKSIISYGSVQMGLLERGVSWISLFIALAPMLGFLGTVVGMILAFDAIEAAGDISPSLVAGGIKVALLTTVFGLIVAIILQIFYNYIVAKIDALVNDMENASITLVDMLVKYNLTNKNA, from the coding sequence ATGAAAAAGTTATTTTCAATTTTAGCAGTAAGTGCAATGTTGGTATTTACAGCCGTTCAACCGGTAATGGCACAAAATGACGCAACCCAAACAGAGCAGGTTGCCAATGAAGGACAAACATCAGGAACCAATCAAACATTCCATCAAATTTTAAAACAAAAATTCATTGAAGGAGACCCTCTCTGGATGGGAATCGTATTAATCACCTTGATTTTGGGTTTGGCTATCAGTATCGAAAGAATTATTTATCTTAATCTTGCTACCACCAATACCGACAGGCTATTGATGAAAATTGAAGAAGCCCTAAAATCCGGAGGAATACAGGCTGCCAAAGAAGTTTGCCGCAATACAAGAGGCCCTGTTGCCAGCATCTTTTATCAAGGTCTCGACCGTAGCCATGAAGGCATCGATGTTGTTGAAAAATCCATAATTTCCTACGGAAGTGTTCAAATGGGATTATTAGAAAGAGGTGTTTCCTGGATATCGTTGTTCATTGCGCTTGCACCAATGTTAGGATTTTTGGGAACAGTTGTAGGTATGATCCTTGCTTTTGATGCAATTGAAGCAGCCGGAGATATTTCACCATCATTGGTGGCGGGAGGTATCAAAGTGGCGTTATTGACTACCGTATTCGGTTTGATTGTTGCCATTATCCTTCAAATATTCTACAACTACATCGTTGCTAAAATCGACGCTTTGGTCAACGATATGGAGAATGCATCCATTACTTTAGTGGATATGCTTGTAAAATATAATTTAACCAACAAAAACGCTTAA